One genomic segment of Amycolatopsis sp. WQ 127309 includes these proteins:
- a CDS encoding CheR family methyltransferase, translated as MTDPGPAADREFESVLTYLKESRGFDFTGYKRTSLMRRVQRRMSQVGAGSFADYIDQLQVNADEFVSLFNTILINVTGFFRDPDAWDYLREQVIPALLAERSPEEPIRVWSAGCAAGQEAYSLAIAFAEAIGVDAFRQRVKIYATDVDEEALAQARQATYTAAELEGVPEDKVEEYFEQYGSRYSFRKDLRRSVIFGRNDLVQDAPISRIDLLVCRNTLMYFNVDTQTKILERFHFALAPRGMMFLGKAEMLLSHGRIFEPLDLKRRVFRKVANSPVGYNRFVTYGYPARRPADVSGLDQLREHAFSASPVAQIVVTGDEVTALINQQAELAFGLSERDIGRKLWDLDVSYRPVALRPYVEQARLERRSLRIKDVEWRRAGDVVWYEVHINPLLGKEKSLLGVSVVFHDVSWARLLLTELEHSNRQLESAYEELQSTNEELETTNEELQSTVEELETTNEELQSTNEELETMNEELHSTNDELQTINDALRDRGVELDDLNDFLESVLTSIQAGIVVIDTEMRIKAWNRGAEELWGVRREEAEGTHLLNLDIGLPLAELRPVVRDALADAESQAELTLDAINRRGRAVVVRLMCSSLLGADGRSHGALLMMEETRPGAGGSA; from the coding sequence GTGACGGATCCCGGGCCGGCGGCCGACCGCGAGTTCGAGTCGGTGCTCACCTACCTGAAGGAGTCCCGCGGGTTCGACTTCACCGGCTACAAGCGCACCAGCCTGATGCGGCGCGTCCAGCGGCGGATGAGCCAGGTCGGGGCCGGGAGCTTCGCCGACTACATCGACCAGCTGCAGGTCAACGCGGACGAGTTCGTCTCGCTGTTCAACACCATCCTCATCAACGTCACCGGGTTCTTCCGCGACCCGGACGCCTGGGACTACCTGCGCGAGCAGGTGATCCCCGCGCTGCTGGCCGAACGCAGCCCGGAGGAGCCGATCCGCGTCTGGAGCGCCGGTTGCGCGGCCGGCCAGGAGGCCTACAGCCTGGCGATCGCGTTCGCCGAGGCGATCGGGGTCGACGCCTTCCGGCAGCGGGTCAAGATCTACGCCACCGACGTCGACGAAGAGGCGCTCGCCCAGGCGCGGCAGGCGACCTACACCGCGGCGGAGCTCGAAGGGGTGCCCGAGGACAAGGTCGAGGAGTACTTCGAGCAGTACGGCAGCCGGTACAGCTTCCGCAAGGATCTGCGCCGCTCGGTCATCTTCGGCCGCAACGACCTCGTGCAGGACGCCCCGATCTCGCGGATCGACCTGCTCGTGTGCCGCAACACGCTGATGTACTTCAACGTGGACACCCAGACGAAGATCCTCGAGCGGTTCCACTTCGCGCTCGCCCCGCGGGGCATGATGTTCCTGGGCAAGGCCGAGATGCTGCTCAGCCACGGCCGCATCTTCGAGCCGCTCGACCTCAAGCGGCGGGTGTTCCGCAAGGTGGCCAACTCACCCGTCGGCTACAACCGCTTCGTCACCTACGGCTACCCGGCGCGGCGCCCGGCCGACGTCTCGGGCCTGGACCAGCTGCGTGAACACGCTTTCTCGGCCAGCCCCGTCGCCCAGATCGTGGTGACCGGCGACGAGGTCACGGCGCTGATCAACCAGCAGGCGGAGCTGGCGTTCGGACTGTCCGAACGCGACATCGGCCGCAAGCTGTGGGACCTCGACGTCTCCTACCGCCCGGTCGCGCTGCGCCCGTACGTCGAGCAGGCCCGCCTCGAGCGCCGGTCGCTGCGCATCAAGGACGTCGAATGGCGCCGCGCCGGCGATGTCGTGTGGTACGAGGTGCACATCAACCCCTTGCTGGGCAAGGAGAAGAGCCTGCTCGGCGTGTCGGTGGTGTTCCACGACGTCAGCTGGGCGCGGTTGCTGCTCACCGAGCTCGAGCACTCGAACCGGCAGCTCGAGTCGGCCTACGAGGAGCTGCAGTCGACCAACGAGGAGCTGGAGACCACGAACGAGGAGCTCCAGTCCACAGTGGAGGAACTGGAGACGACCAACGAGGAGCTCCAGTCCACCAACGAAGAGCTCGAAACCATGAACGAGGAACTGCACTCCACCAACGACGAGCTGCAGACGATCAACGACGCCCTGCGTGACCGCGGCGTCGAGCTCGACGACCTCAACGACTTCCTGGAGTCGGTGCTGACCTCGATCCAGGCCGGGATCGTCGTGATCGACACCGAGATGCGGATCAAGGCCTGGAACCGCGGCGCCGAGGAGCTCTGGGGTGTCCGCCGGGAAGAAGCCGAGGGCACCCACCTGCTCAACCTCGACATCGGCCTGCCGCTCGCCGAGCTGCGCCCGGTGGTCCGCGACGCGCTGGCCGACGCCGAATCGCAGGCCGAGCTGACCCTGGACGCGATCAACCGCCGCGGCCGCGCGGTCGTCGTCCGGCTGATGTGCAGCTCCTTGCTCGGGGCCGACGGCCGCAGCCACGGCGCGTTGCTGATGATGGAGGAAACCCGCCCGGGCGCCGGCGGCTCCGCCTAG
- a CDS encoding epoxide hydrolase family protein, protein MTNDIRPFRVEIPQAELDELHRRLDAARYPEPVPGDEPDWSRGIPPERVRELADYWRTGYDWRAQEAALNAFPQFTTEIDGQTIHFLHVRSPRADAMPLLLTHGYPSSFAEFLDVLGPLTEPGPDAFHVVVPSLPGFGFSTPLSGPGWELARTTDAFAVLMTRLGYDRFAAQGGDIGAGVTGRLAALYPERVLGTHVNSDRGTIALAGEQLPMPENLTEAEQAELDAAREAWKARRGYLDLQSHTPETIAAGLTDSPVGQLAWIAEKFEAWTNSAGGIGRDRLLTTVGLYWFTRSGATAARFLYEAAHSGHGWLAPADVPAGWAVFDSSPVVRRIMDPEGKIEHWSDFAEGGHFAAMEAGELLVADIRAFFRQLRL, encoded by the coding sequence ATGACGAACGACATCCGCCCCTTCCGCGTCGAGATCCCGCAGGCCGAGCTGGACGAGCTGCACCGGCGCCTGGACGCCGCCCGGTACCCCGAGCCGGTGCCCGGCGACGAGCCGGACTGGTCCCGCGGCATCCCGCCCGAGCGCGTCCGCGAGCTGGCCGACTATTGGCGGACCGGCTACGACTGGCGGGCACAGGAGGCCGCGCTCAACGCCTTCCCGCAGTTCACGACCGAGATCGACGGCCAGACCATCCACTTCCTGCACGTCCGCTCACCCCGCGCCGACGCGATGCCGCTGCTGCTCACCCACGGTTATCCCAGTTCCTTCGCCGAGTTCCTCGACGTGCTCGGCCCGCTGACCGAGCCCGGCCCGGACGCCTTCCACGTCGTCGTCCCGTCGCTGCCGGGCTTCGGGTTCTCGACGCCGTTGAGCGGGCCCGGGTGGGAGCTGGCGCGCACGACCGACGCCTTCGCCGTGCTGATGACGCGCCTCGGGTACGACCGCTTCGCCGCGCAGGGCGGCGACATCGGCGCGGGCGTCACCGGCCGGCTCGCGGCGCTCTACCCGGAGCGCGTCCTCGGCACGCACGTGAACAGCGACCGCGGGACCATCGCCCTCGCCGGCGAGCAGCTCCCGATGCCCGAGAACCTGACCGAGGCCGAGCAGGCCGAGCTGGACGCGGCCCGGGAAGCCTGGAAGGCCCGGCGAGGCTACCTGGATCTGCAGTCCCACACGCCCGAGACGATCGCCGCCGGGCTCACCGACTCGCCGGTCGGGCAGCTGGCGTGGATCGCCGAGAAGTTCGAGGCGTGGACGAACTCCGCCGGCGGGATCGGCCGCGACCGGCTGCTGACGACGGTCGGCCTGTACTGGTTCACCCGCAGCGGCGCGACGGCGGCCCGGTTCCTCTACGAGGCCGCCCACTCCGGCCACGGCTGGCTGGCGCCGGCCGACGTCCCGGCGGGCTGGGCCGTGTTCGACAGCTCGCCCGTGGTCCGGCGGATCATGGACCCCGAGGGGAAGATCGAGCACTGGTCGGACTTCGCCGAGGGCGGCCACTTCGCGGCGATGGAGGCGGGTGAGCTGCTCGTGGCCGACATCCGCGCGTTCTTCCGCCAGCTGCGCCTGTGA
- a CDS encoding amidohydrolase, whose amino-acid sequence MEWHEELHEQADERVERLDERLWRVATALHARPEPSFEEHAAAELLTGELAADGFEVETGTAGMPTAFVARAGTGHPCVALLLEYDAVPGLGHASGHNLVAAAGLGAALAAKDVLGDSRGSLLAVGAPAEESGGGKQALAEAGIFDDVDAVLMVHPGVHSWSWAPLTARVELKLTFHGRAAHPTADPEHGVDALAALIQAFGALAALRQRLPAGSHVQGIITDGGETTTVVPDRAEGRFALRALTAAALDQLAEDVSTCAQGAALATGAKVDVERLGRGYAHFRDNPVLSERFTEHLAACGIHAGPPEPGVYLGSSDIGDVSLRVPAIHPFVAIAAAEYPDHTREFAEAAASPRGRSAMLASAAALARTAIDLRTHPSLVSRAWDYFRAQERNGS is encoded by the coding sequence ATGGAGTGGCACGAAGAGCTTCACGAGCAGGCGGACGAACGGGTCGAGCGTCTGGACGAACGGTTGTGGCGGGTGGCGACCGCGTTGCACGCGCGCCCCGAACCGTCCTTCGAGGAGCATGCCGCGGCCGAGCTGCTGACCGGCGAGCTGGCCGCGGACGGCTTCGAGGTCGAGACCGGCACCGCCGGGATGCCCACGGCGTTCGTCGCGCGCGCCGGCACCGGGCACCCGTGTGTGGCGCTGCTGCTGGAGTACGACGCGGTGCCCGGTCTCGGGCACGCCTCCGGGCACAACCTGGTCGCCGCGGCCGGGCTCGGGGCCGCGCTGGCCGCCAAGGACGTGCTCGGCGACAGCCGCGGCTCGCTGCTCGCGGTCGGCGCGCCGGCCGAGGAGAGCGGCGGTGGCAAGCAGGCGCTCGCCGAGGCCGGGATCTTCGACGACGTCGACGCCGTCCTGATGGTCCACCCCGGAGTGCACTCCTGGTCGTGGGCGCCGCTGACCGCGCGGGTCGAGCTGAAGCTGACCTTCCACGGCCGCGCCGCGCACCCGACCGCCGACCCGGAACACGGCGTCGACGCGCTGGCCGCGCTGATCCAGGCGTTCGGCGCGCTGGCGGCCCTGCGCCAGCGGCTGCCCGCGGGCTCGCACGTCCAGGGCATCATCACCGACGGCGGCGAAACGACCACCGTCGTGCCCGACCGCGCCGAAGGCCGCTTCGCCCTCCGCGCGCTCACCGCGGCGGCCCTCGACCAGCTGGCCGAGGACGTCTCGACGTGCGCGCAGGGCGCGGCCCTGGCGACCGGGGCGAAGGTGGACGTCGAACGCCTCGGCCGCGGCTACGCCCACTTCCGTGACAACCCGGTGCTGTCCGAGCGGTTCACCGAGCACCTCGCCGCGTGCGGCATCCACGCCGGGCCGCCCGAGCCGGGGGTGTACCTCGGGTCGTCGGACATCGGCGACGTCAGCCTCCGCGTCCCGGCGATCCACCCGTTCGTGGCGATCGCGGCGGCGGAGTACCCGGACCACACCCGCGAGTTCGCAGAAGCAGCGGCGAGCCCGCGTGGCCGCTCGGCGATGCTGGCGTCGGCGGCCGCGCTGGCCCGCACGGCGATCGACCTGCGGACGCACCCGTCGCTTGTCAGCCGGGCGTGGGACTACTTCCGGGCCCAGGAGCGGAACGGGTCCTGA
- a CDS encoding SRPBCC family protein has translation MVETASSAKITLPSDEQILITREFNAPRHLVYRAWTTPELVSRWWAGHRGTTTEVEMDLRPGGRWRYVMKADVGFEVAFHGEYREIVPDEKIVFTEVFESGPPLAEPDVPVNTVTFDALDGDRTVVRLLTQTTSKALRDVILESGMEAGVQEQLNIIEELANSLR, from the coding sequence ATGGTGGAAACGGCGAGCAGCGCGAAGATCACCCTGCCGAGCGACGAACAGATCCTCATCACGCGGGAGTTCAACGCGCCGAGGCACCTGGTCTACCGCGCGTGGACCACGCCCGAGCTGGTGAGCCGCTGGTGGGCCGGGCACCGCGGGACGACCACCGAGGTCGAGATGGACCTGCGCCCCGGCGGCCGCTGGCGGTACGTGATGAAGGCGGACGTGGGCTTCGAGGTCGCCTTCCACGGCGAGTACCGCGAGATCGTGCCGGACGAGAAGATCGTCTTCACCGAGGTCTTCGAGAGCGGCCCGCCGTTGGCGGAGCCGGACGTGCCCGTCAACACCGTCACCTTCGACGCCCTCGACGGCGACCGCACGGTGGTGCGCCTGCTGACCCAGACGACTTCGAAGGCCCTGCGTGACGTCATCCTCGAGTCCGGAATGGAAGCCGGGGTGCAGGAACAGCTGAACATCATCGAGGAGCTGGCGAACTCCCTGCGCTAG
- a CDS encoding ATP-binding protein yields the protein MTADRAAVTLVPDVRAGSTVVTVTGVLSLDTYPDLRDGLLKIATDAPDSVVADIQGLRVDDDSLASVFSVVAMRIGDWPGVPFALVSTRPEHLALLADRSIDRFVAVHADVGTAERERDNPPRRRAVQLLAPMTGASALARQFVARVCAEWGVPEHREDAQLIATEFVENTIRHTISAPRLRLELRRGIFTVAVGDDDPRPAVRHERLGPGEAGLGLQLVAQVARVWGCSRSWSGGKVVWAVLTRRGRPVNRAG from the coding sequence GTGACCGCCGACCGCGCGGCCGTGACCCTGGTGCCGGACGTCCGCGCGGGCTCGACCGTCGTGACGGTGACCGGGGTGCTCAGCCTCGACACCTACCCCGACCTGCGCGACGGCCTGCTCAAGATCGCCACGGACGCCCCCGACAGCGTGGTCGCCGACATCCAGGGCCTCCGCGTCGACGACGACAGCCTGGCGAGCGTCTTCTCCGTCGTGGCCATGCGGATCGGCGACTGGCCCGGCGTCCCGTTCGCGCTCGTCTCCACGCGGCCGGAGCACCTGGCCCTGCTGGCCGACCGGTCGATCGACCGGTTCGTCGCGGTCCACGCCGACGTCGGCACGGCCGAGCGGGAACGGGACAACCCGCCGCGCCGCCGCGCGGTGCAACTGCTCGCGCCCATGACGGGCGCGTCGGCACTGGCCCGGCAGTTCGTCGCCCGCGTCTGCGCGGAGTGGGGCGTGCCGGAGCACCGGGAAGACGCCCAGCTCATCGCGACCGAGTTCGTCGAGAACACGATCCGGCACACGATCTCCGCGCCGCGGCTGCGCCTGGAACTGCGGCGCGGCATCTTCACCGTCGCGGTCGGCGACGACGACCCGCGTCCGGCCGTGCGCCACGAGCGGCTCGGTCCCGGGGAAGCCGGTCTCGGGCTGCAGCTGGTCGCGCAGGTCGCCCGGGTGTGGGGCTGCAGCCGGTCCTGGTCGGGCGGCAAGGTGGTCTGGGCGGTGCTGACCAGGCGCGGCCGCCCGGTGAACCGGGCCGGGTAG
- a CDS encoding YafY family protein, which translates to MLQTSARLLRLLSLLETRRDWTGADLAGRLGVTTRTVRADVGKLRDLGYPVEASPGVQGGYRLGAGAQLPPLLLDDDEAVAVAVGLRTAAGVAGIEETSVRALAKLEQVLPSRLRHRVHALQAATVAVPGTGPAVDADVLSVIASAIRAGERLRFDYTSHEGADSRRDVEPHRLVSWGRRWYLVAWDTGREDWRTFRVDRLTPRTPNGPRFTPREPPEGDVVRFVQRSAGAATWRYHAKVRLHASAGHVRARLPLAVDVTAEGPDRCVAEVGSDHAPMLALYLGLLEVDFEVLDAPELARELAKAGERFLRASAGSSPAPR; encoded by the coding sequence ATGTTGCAGACCTCCGCACGGCTCCTGCGGTTGCTGTCGCTGCTCGAAACGCGGCGCGACTGGACCGGCGCCGACCTGGCCGGCCGGCTCGGTGTCACCACGCGCACCGTCCGCGCCGACGTCGGCAAGCTGCGCGACCTCGGCTACCCGGTCGAGGCCTCCCCCGGCGTCCAGGGCGGGTACCGGCTCGGCGCGGGCGCGCAGCTGCCGCCGTTGCTGCTGGACGACGACGAGGCCGTGGCGGTCGCGGTCGGGCTGCGGACCGCCGCGGGGGTCGCCGGCATCGAGGAGACGTCGGTGCGCGCGCTCGCGAAGCTCGAGCAGGTGCTGCCGTCGCGACTGCGGCACCGGGTGCACGCGCTGCAGGCCGCGACGGTCGCGGTGCCCGGCACCGGCCCGGCCGTCGACGCCGACGTGCTGAGCGTCATCGCGTCGGCGATCCGGGCCGGCGAGCGGCTGCGGTTCGATTACACCAGCCACGAGGGCGCGGACAGCCGCCGCGACGTCGAGCCGCACCGCCTGGTCAGCTGGGGCCGGCGCTGGTACCTGGTCGCGTGGGACACCGGCCGCGAAGACTGGCGCACGTTCCGCGTCGACCGACTGACCCCGCGGACGCCGAACGGGCCGCGGTTCACCCCGCGCGAGCCGCCGGAGGGTGACGTCGTGCGGTTCGTGCAGCGCAGTGCGGGCGCGGCGACCTGGCGCTACCACGCGAAAGTCCGGCTGCACGCTTCGGCCGGGCACGTGCGAGCCCGGCTGCCGCTCGCCGTCGACGTCACGGCCGAGGGGCCGGACCGGTGTGTCGCGGAGGTCGGGTCCGACCACGCGCCGATGCTCGCGCTGTACCTGGGCCTGCTCGAGGTGGACTTCGAGGTGCTCGACGCGCCGGAGCTCGCCCGGGAGCTGGCGAAGGCGGGCGAGCGGTTCCTGCGGGCTAGCGCAGGGAGTTCGCCAGCTCCTCGATGA
- a CDS encoding glutamate--cysteine ligase yields MTDQVLTFGVEEEFFVVDRRGMLSHAGDDVVDAAEAAGGDQGELQHELTRTQAEAATDICRTHSGALSQLRGLRADLAGAAAKRGLRVLPSGCAPLSEVEAPIITPTPRYEQMAEHFGATARTALTCGCHVHVAIPDKETGIQVLNRVRPWLPALLTLTANSPITDGYDTGYHSWRYQQWSRWPSAGPPPKFASLDEYESVVDAWLRAGSILDRGMVYWDVRLSENQPTLEFRIADVAATPEEAVLLAVLARGLVATALDDSAPPPDLPNEVLRGQLWRASRDGVTGRCPHPRTGDLVPASVVLDDLITLTGPALEAAGDREFAWEGTARLIAGEGGADRQRESFAKRQRAADVVDLMSVTP; encoded by the coding sequence GTGACAGACCAGGTACTGACCTTCGGCGTCGAAGAGGAGTTCTTCGTCGTCGACCGCCGAGGAATGCTTTCGCACGCCGGCGACGACGTCGTCGACGCCGCGGAAGCGGCCGGCGGCGACCAGGGCGAGCTGCAGCACGAGCTCACCCGGACCCAGGCCGAGGCCGCCACCGACATCTGCCGCACCCATTCCGGTGCCCTGAGCCAGCTGCGCGGGCTCCGGGCCGATCTCGCCGGCGCGGCGGCCAAGCGCGGGCTGCGGGTGCTGCCCAGCGGCTGCGCACCACTGTCCGAAGTGGAAGCACCGATCATCACGCCCACCCCGCGCTACGAGCAGATGGCCGAGCACTTCGGCGCCACCGCGCGGACCGCGCTCACCTGCGGCTGCCACGTGCACGTCGCGATCCCGGACAAGGAAACCGGGATCCAGGTGCTGAACCGGGTGCGGCCGTGGCTGCCGGCGCTGCTCACCCTGACCGCCAACTCGCCGATCACCGACGGCTACGACACCGGTTACCACAGCTGGCGCTACCAGCAGTGGAGCCGCTGGCCCTCGGCCGGCCCGCCGCCGAAGTTCGCCTCGCTCGACGAGTACGAGAGCGTCGTCGACGCGTGGCTGCGCGCGGGCTCGATCCTCGACCGCGGGATGGTCTACTGGGACGTCCGGCTCTCGGAAAACCAGCCGACGCTGGAGTTCCGCATCGCCGACGTCGCCGCGACGCCGGAAGAGGCGGTGCTGCTGGCCGTGCTGGCGCGCGGCCTGGTCGCCACCGCACTGGACGACAGCGCGCCCCCGCCGGACCTGCCCAACGAGGTGCTGCGCGGCCAGCTCTGGCGGGCCTCGCGCGACGGCGTCACCGGCCGCTGCCCGCACCCGCGCACCGGCGACCTCGTGCCCGCCTCGGTGGTGCTCGACGACCTGATCACGCTGACGGGTCCCGCGCTCGAAGCGGCGGGCGACCGCGAGTTCGCCTGGGAGGGAACGGCACGCCTGATCGCCGGCGAAGGCGGCGCCGATCGGCAGCGCGAGTCCTTCGCGAAGCGGCAACGCGCCGCGGACGTCGTCGACCTCATGTCGGTGACGCCGTAG
- a CDS encoding DUF4474 domain-containing protein, whose amino-acid sequence MTSVFDRIRGLADQVEKGSTTELDDRARACRSTKEAVKDAKALVESVRVELGQGWHGGAGEAALSSLEDFKKNRDEQAEDLEESAKSFEVVRDALAKAQLEARSNRADADALQTKLDNVWHGLGSGTGTVVLAWAEDKIIKGRALVLLADMQRVVTTYDAVLLVEGLKIRNKTGRVWELAGSEKRNPAEIAAIILAEIPGLAALVAKNPKLDLALLRGDWDTIMQDPAVARKIYDYFGFEYVEDGGFYTTGEHSVQSYLGWHDIYDKLEQLIGADLDRTNAQGDNMEFTDPETGKQYRLELWKGGYGFGSAFGGEVGFYTSDAGDDSGYFSAAQGDDQIKVTQQIYDKESGEVYFTNDGQGADGTDKRHFWNLAIRTDPDVDPGRLGQRATIEVHDVGMRDRMYDEMTRYATAHPEEHLTVTKGSDDPPVLSYDWRK is encoded by the coding sequence ATGACCTCGGTGTTCGACCGGATCCGCGGGCTCGCCGACCAGGTCGAGAAGGGCAGCACGACCGAGCTGGACGACCGGGCCCGCGCCTGCCGGAGCACCAAGGAAGCCGTCAAGGACGCCAAGGCCCTGGTCGAGAGCGTCCGCGTGGAGCTGGGCCAGGGCTGGCACGGCGGCGCCGGCGAGGCGGCGCTCTCCTCGCTCGAGGACTTCAAGAAGAACCGCGACGAACAGGCCGAGGATCTCGAGGAGTCGGCGAAGTCGTTCGAGGTGGTCCGCGACGCGCTGGCGAAGGCGCAACTGGAAGCGCGGAGCAACCGCGCGGACGCCGACGCCCTGCAGACGAAGCTCGACAACGTGTGGCACGGCCTCGGGAGCGGCACGGGCACCGTCGTGCTCGCCTGGGCGGAGGACAAGATCATCAAGGGGCGGGCCCTCGTCCTGCTGGCCGACATGCAGCGGGTGGTGACCACCTACGACGCGGTGCTGCTCGTCGAAGGCCTGAAGATCCGCAACAAAACGGGCCGGGTGTGGGAGCTCGCGGGCTCGGAGAAGCGGAACCCGGCCGAGATCGCCGCGATCATCCTCGCCGAGATCCCCGGCCTCGCCGCGCTGGTGGCGAAGAACCCGAAGCTCGACCTCGCCCTGCTGAGGGGCGACTGGGACACGATCATGCAGGACCCCGCGGTCGCCCGGAAGATCTACGACTACTTCGGCTTCGAGTACGTCGAGGACGGCGGCTTCTACACCACCGGCGAGCATTCCGTGCAGAGCTACCTGGGCTGGCACGACATCTACGACAAGCTGGAACAGCTCATCGGCGCGGACCTCGACCGCACCAACGCCCAGGGCGACAACATGGAGTTCACCGACCCCGAGACCGGGAAGCAGTACCGGCTGGAACTGTGGAAGGGCGGCTACGGCTTCGGCAGCGCGTTCGGCGGCGAAGTCGGCTTCTACACCAGCGACGCCGGGGACGACTCCGGCTACTTCTCCGCCGCCCAAGGCGACGACCAGATCAAGGTGACCCAGCAGATCTACGACAAGGAAAGCGGCGAGGTCTACTTCACCAACGACGGCCAAGGCGCCGACGGCACCGACAAACGGCACTTCTGGAACCTGGCGATCCGCACCGACCCGGACGTGGACCCCGGCCGGCTGGGCCAGCGCGCCACGATCGAGGTGCACGACGTCGGGATGCGCGACCGGATGTACGACGAGATGACCCGCTACGCCACCGCGCACCCCGAAGAGCACCTGACCGTCACGAAGGGGTCCGACGACCCGCCGGTCCTCAGCTACGACTGGCGGAAGTGA
- a CDS encoding GNAT family N-acetyltransferase, which yields MAIVVETPGTEGLTEAVAALRRWQSDDAPLQLHPGDLGWNYRFGAAATAAVVRTWTRDGRIVAVGLLDGPGLVRLTIAPDVRHDEELARQLAEDVSTPERDVLPAGPVSVEAPDGVLLRDVLAEAGWRADEPWTPLHRDLAEPVPEVDLRIEVTGPAEAAVWTTVLRASFDRSTATEDRWHTMAAGSPYADARSLIGYDGEDNAVAIVTVWSAGPGRPGLIEPMGVHRDHRGHGHGRAITVAAAAALRELGSSSAIVCTASANAAAVATYASAGFRPHPERLDLRRDR from the coding sequence ATGGCGATCGTCGTGGAGACCCCGGGAACCGAAGGCCTGACCGAGGCCGTGGCCGCGCTGCGGCGGTGGCAGAGCGACGACGCGCCGCTGCAGCTGCACCCGGGAGACCTCGGCTGGAACTACCGGTTCGGGGCGGCGGCGACGGCCGCGGTGGTCCGGACCTGGACCCGCGACGGCCGGATCGTCGCCGTCGGGCTGCTCGACGGCCCCGGCCTCGTGCGGCTGACGATCGCGCCGGACGTGCGCCACGACGAGGAGCTGGCGCGGCAGCTGGCCGAAGACGTGTCCACCCCGGAGCGCGACGTCCTGCCCGCGGGTCCGGTGTCGGTCGAGGCACCGGACGGCGTGCTGCTGCGGGACGTGCTGGCCGAGGCCGGCTGGCGGGCCGACGAGCCGTGGACGCCGCTGCACCGCGATCTCGCGGAGCCCGTGCCGGAGGTGGACCTGCGGATCGAGGTGACCGGGCCGGCGGAAGCGGCGGTCTGGACCACGGTCTTGCGGGCGTCGTTCGACCGGTCGACGGCCACCGAGGACCGCTGGCACACGATGGCGGCCGGGTCGCCGTACGCCGACGCCCGGAGCCTGATCGGGTACGACGGCGAAGACAACGCGGTGGCGATCGTGACGGTGTGGTCGGCGGGTCCCGGCCGGCCCGGGCTGATCGAGCCGATGGGCGTGCACCGCGACCACCGGGGTCACGGCCACGGCCGGGCGATCACCGTCGCCGCGGCCGCCGCGCTCCGGGAGCTGGGTTCGTCGAGCGCGATCGTCTGCACCGCGAGCGCCAACGCCGCCGCCGTCGCCACCTACGCGTCGGCCGGCTTCCGGCCGCACCCCGAGCGGCTGGACCTGCGGCGGGACCGCTAG
- a CDS encoding helix-turn-helix transcriptional regulator: MARAATTADTFNAVAEPRRRQILDELMAGERSVGDLVGVLGLAQPQVSKHLRVLREVGAVDVREEGRQRVYRLNGAALKPIHDWVKRYEQTWSERFELLDDVLEELKQQEK, encoded by the coding sequence GTGGCACGAGCAGCGACGACGGCGGACACCTTCAACGCGGTCGCCGAACCCCGGCGGCGGCAGATCCTCGACGAGCTCATGGCCGGCGAACGGTCGGTCGGCGACCTCGTCGGCGTGCTCGGCCTGGCGCAGCCGCAGGTGTCCAAGCACCTGAGGGTCCTGCGCGAGGTCGGGGCGGTGGACGTCCGGGAAGAGGGCCGGCAGCGCGTCTACCGGCTCAACGGCGCCGCGCTCAAACCCATCCACGACTGGGTCAAGCGGTACGAACAGACGTGGTCGGAACGCTTCGAGCTGCTGGACGACGTCCTGGAAGAACTGAAACAACAGGAGAAGTGA